A portion of the Shewanella sp. SNU WT4 genome contains these proteins:
- a CDS encoding YHS domain-containing (seleno)protein, producing MMRLFLLVTLMLSISACTSLGGDDWYVNEQGFGASGYDLVSYQTEQQAVEGKDEFVVNIANAVWRFSSAEHAKLFSQNPKQYLPQYGGYCAYAMAQGFVVSSDPKAFTWYKDKLYLNYSVGVRETWLQDKEGYIKAANDNWQEKLQAQKME from the coding sequence ATGATGAGACTCTTTTTATTGGTTACTCTGATGCTTAGCATCAGCGCTTGCACTAGCTTAGGCGGTGATGATTGGTATGTGAATGAGCAAGGATTTGGCGCATCAGGGTATGATTTGGTGAGTTATCAAACTGAGCAGCAAGCCGTCGAGGGCAAGGATGAGTTTGTGGTGAATATTGCTAATGCCGTGTGGCGCTTTAGCTCGGCTGAACATGCCAAGTTATTTAGTCAAAACCCAAAGCAATATCTCCCCCAATACGGCGGCTATTGCGCTTATGCCATGGCGCAGGGCTTTGTGGTGAGTTCAGATCCTAAGGCTTTTACTTGGTATAAAGATAAGCTGTACCTTAATTACAGTGTGGGCGTGCGTGAAACTTGGCTACAAGATAAAGAGGGTTATATAAAGGCCGCTAATGACAACTGGCAAGAAAAACTGCAAGCGCAAAAGATGGAATAA
- a CDS encoding peptidoglycan DD-metalloendopeptidase family protein, which yields MHLSEQEPSSWPQWLSVYHKRALLGGGLLLATALLWPTPQLTTGQRIALPLDLSSTSTHFSVPDTLEALADKPAFSTTITTGDTLSKLFERAGVDQQTMYKVLEADLNILALDTLQPGNEISFYLDENHQLMRLEIDFSLARQVVFTQVDGSYDVEEIQKKGQWQPKAVSGDIYGSFYTSASKAGLTAGQIQRIETILKEKINFARDLQAGASFSVALSEQYIEGVASGDSQLLAIHINNRGKQIDAYQFSDGQYYDANGESLVRAFLRTPLAKTYRLTSNYNGKRRHPVTGRIAPHNGTDFSTPIGTQVIAPGDGVVTLVTDHRYAGKYIVIDHGNQYVTRYLHLSKTMVRKGQRVTRGQPIALTGNTGRTTGPHLHYEFHINGRPVNAMTAKIPMASRLNKAELKRFKSMVSQRNIQMGV from the coding sequence GTGCATTTATCGGAACAAGAACCTAGTTCATGGCCTCAATGGCTAAGCGTATACCATAAGCGAGCGTTACTCGGCGGCGGGTTATTACTCGCTACAGCACTGCTATGGCCAACGCCCCAATTAACGACAGGTCAGCGCATTGCGTTGCCCTTAGATTTATCAAGCACTAGTACCCATTTCTCTGTGCCAGATACATTAGAAGCCTTGGCAGATAAGCCTGCTTTTAGCACTACTATCACGACTGGAGACACCTTAAGTAAGTTATTTGAGCGCGCTGGGGTTGATCAACAAACCATGTATAAGGTGCTTGAGGCCGACTTAAACATTTTGGCCTTAGATACCTTGCAGCCAGGGAACGAGATCAGTTTCTATCTTGACGAAAACCATCAATTGATGCGTCTTGAGATTGATTTTAGTTTAGCTCGTCAAGTGGTATTTACTCAAGTTGATGGCAGTTATGATGTAGAAGAAATTCAGAAAAAAGGTCAATGGCAGCCCAAAGCTGTCAGTGGCGATATTTATGGATCTTTTTATACTTCGGCCAGCAAAGCAGGCTTAACCGCTGGGCAAATTCAGCGCATTGAAACTATTTTGAAAGAAAAAATCAACTTTGCCCGCGACTTACAAGCTGGTGCAAGTTTCTCTGTGGCTTTAAGTGAGCAATACATTGAAGGCGTGGCGAGTGGTGATAGTCAGCTGCTGGCGATTCATATCAATAATCGCGGTAAACAAATTGATGCTTATCAATTCAGTGATGGTCAGTACTATGATGCCAATGGTGAGAGTTTAGTTAGAGCCTTCCTGCGTACGCCGCTAGCTAAGACTTATCGTTTAACCTCTAACTACAATGGTAAGCGTCGCCATCCTGTGACAGGGCGGATAGCGCCTCATAACGGCACTGACTTCTCGACCCCGATTGGCACGCAAGTGATTGCACCAGGTGATGGCGTAGTCACTTTAGTTACCGATCACCGTTATGCGGGTAAATACATAGTGATAGATCATGGCAACCAATATGTGACCCGTTACCTGCATTTATCAAAAACTATGGTTCGTAAAGGGCAACGCGTGACTCGTGGCCAACCTATTGCATTAACGGGTAATACTGGTCGCACGACGGGTCCGCATTTGCATTACGAGTTCCATATCAATGGTCGCCCAGTGAATGCCATGACAGCGAAGATCCCAATGGCAAGCCGTTTAAATAAAGCCGAATTGAAACGCTTTAAGAGCATGGTCAGTCAGCGCAATATTCAAATGGGTGTATAA
- a CDS encoding AAA family ATPase: protein MKILRLRFSNINSLKGSWFIDFTAAPFTDSGLFAITGPTGAGKTSILDAICLALYHQTPRLGLISKTSNELMTRGTAEAHAEVEFEVKGVGYRAFWSQRRSRNQVDGKLQDAMVELAYLESGEIVASQIRQKSELMESITGLDFGRFTKSMMLSQGQFAAFLNASANDRAELLEELTGSEIYGRISEQVHLDYSESKLALAHLQDKAESVVLLTAQELTQLTEQQSNINAEVAGLDNQFTQVQQQVNWWQQRSALKARELAATTQGEQAQQALMANAPSLERLARSLPAQRLQGHYQVKTALQTQQTEIIAKQQIRAEAKAALIEQEQALTLELANISQSLQQAETELAALTLVIDEQVRPLDTECELLTEQQRSLNEEQQLNQQQIIEARAAQSAMQASLQHIEQQLHALNQQQNEYQDCSDITSALSGWQQQLLQLHALSTTAANLQQASLQQQAAQAQKLDAIKQALPALERAQQQLASVQQREQQACHALSQLLAGASDTEVYQSLHYWQQLQPKLLTLQPLAREFQQHNEQISQLRQQHNEREQQLQQLDAQRGQLRVQYRQVQQQFNDVATLLSQEKTIMDLQQLRAQLQPQQPCPLCGASEHPLVEQYQHLDVSDTQKRYSELEKQLAEIKQQGSTLTETEKLWLQSQTEQLQKIAEFELNQGHIQTRWQALITEVMTNLVPPVGISPLFLASIESESEASIAAHLVHVGTELASLEAKANNLRAAQQALQVSQQQALQAQQECQGLSYQQQQSKLELKHLQQHEQQQQVEYQQANQQASTLRKQLASQLQPFALAVPQDHELEAWLQALRNKLKAWQHWQQQLTELNGESDKLRATLAVSNAKDADLSTKTELSEAKLTVFSQKISANRAKRFELVGDLPIKLLLDTKQGIYQQHKESAAQLHLKHQGLQTRLAHETGVIEALDADSLKLAPFLSAAISEWQKLLDESEFNDEAEFAAALLSDEERNQLQALEHELQQQLQHARLSLESVTSELAQHLAAASACPELDVDALESEIVVIKHGRDLCNEQLGGIKAKLQQDNQLRATQQQLLVQWQLAKQTHEDWARLHSLIGSRDGSKFRRFAQGLTLEHLVALANRQLERLHGRYLLQRKADGLLELEVIDTWQGDISRDTRTLSGGESFLVSLALALALSDLVSYKTSIDSLFLDEGFGTLDADTLDIALDALDNLHASGKMIGVISHIEAMKERIDVQIKVKKQSGLGYSQLQDCFKMRTE, encoded by the coding sequence ATGAAGATTTTACGTTTACGCTTTAGCAATATTAACTCCCTCAAAGGCAGTTGGTTTATTGATTTTACGGCGGCGCCCTTTACCGATTCTGGACTCTTTGCCATCACAGGCCCCACGGGCGCAGGTAAAACCTCCATATTAGATGCTATTTGCTTGGCCTTATATCATCAGACCCCAAGACTTGGCTTAATTTCCAAAACCAGTAATGAACTGATGACCCGCGGCACCGCCGAAGCCCACGCCGAGGTCGAGTTTGAGGTAAAAGGTGTCGGTTATCGCGCCTTTTGGAGCCAAAGACGCAGCCGTAATCAAGTGGATGGCAAGCTGCAAGATGCCATGGTGGAACTGGCCTATTTAGAATCTGGCGAGATTGTAGCGAGCCAAATAAGACAAAAATCTGAACTGATGGAAAGTATTACCGGCTTAGATTTTGGCCGTTTTACTAAATCAATGATGTTATCCCAAGGGCAATTTGCCGCATTTTTAAATGCATCGGCCAATGATCGCGCCGAGTTATTGGAAGAACTCACTGGCAGCGAGATTTATGGCCGTATTTCAGAGCAAGTGCACCTTGATTATAGTGAGTCAAAGCTAGCCTTAGCCCACTTACAGGACAAGGCTGAATCGGTCGTGCTGCTAACCGCACAAGAGCTTACTCAATTAACTGAGCAGCAAAGCAATATCAATGCTGAGGTGGCTGGTCTTGATAATCAGTTTACGCAAGTGCAGCAACAAGTTAATTGGTGGCAGCAAAGAAGTGCGCTCAAGGCGCGGGAATTGGCTGCGACCACACAAGGCGAGCAAGCGCAGCAAGCACTGATGGCTAATGCGCCATCGCTTGAGCGCTTAGCGCGCAGTTTGCCGGCGCAGCGCCTGCAAGGGCATTATCAAGTGAAAACGGCGCTGCAAACCCAGCAGACAGAGATAATCGCTAAGCAGCAGATCCGCGCTGAAGCTAAAGCTGCCTTAATAGAGCAAGAGCAAGCACTAACCCTTGAGTTAGCCAATATTAGCCAGAGTTTGCAGCAAGCTGAGACCGAATTAGCCGCCTTAACCTTAGTCATAGATGAGCAAGTGCGGCCGCTTGATACCGAATGCGAATTGTTAACTGAGCAGCAGCGCAGCTTAAATGAAGAGCAGCAACTTAATCAGCAGCAAATAATTGAGGCGCGCGCGGCGCAAAGCGCAATGCAGGCATCATTGCAGCATATTGAGCAGCAATTGCATGCACTTAATCAGCAGCAAAATGAATATCAAGATTGCAGCGATATAACATCAGCCTTAAGCGGTTGGCAGCAACAGTTATTGCAATTGCACGCGTTAAGCACTACGGCTGCCAATTTGCAGCAGGCGAGTTTGCAGCAGCAAGCGGCGCAGGCGCAAAAACTGGATGCTATAAAACAAGCGCTACCCGCGCTTGAGCGGGCGCAGCAGCAATTAGCTAGTGTGCAACAGCGCGAGCAACAAGCCTGTCACGCATTAAGCCAATTACTGGCAGGTGCCAGTGATACTGAGGTCTACCAAAGCTTACATTACTGGCAGCAATTGCAGCCCAAGCTCTTAACCTTGCAGCCACTGGCGCGAGAGTTCCAGCAGCATAATGAGCAAATCAGCCAATTACGCCAGCAGCATAATGAGCGCGAGCAGCAATTGCAGCAGCTTGATGCTCAACGCGGGCAACTGCGGGTGCAGTATCGCCAAGTGCAGCAGCAATTTAATGATGTGGCGACCTTACTGAGCCAAGAAAAAACCATCATGGATTTGCAGCAACTGCGCGCGCAGCTGCAACCCCAGCAGCCGTGCCCACTATGTGGCGCTAGCGAGCATCCGTTAGTTGAGCAATATCAGCACTTAGATGTCAGCGATACTCAAAAGCGCTATAGCGAATTAGAAAAGCAGTTAGCGGAAATAAAGCAGCAGGGCAGTACTCTGACTGAAACCGAAAAATTATGGCTGCAATCGCAAACTGAGCAATTACAAAAAATTGCCGAATTTGAGCTCAATCAAGGCCACATTCAGACGCGCTGGCAGGCATTAATCACTGAGGTGATGACGAACTTAGTGCCACCCGTTGGCATTAGCCCATTGTTCTTGGCATCCATTGAAAGTGAGTCAGAAGCCAGTATTGCGGCGCATTTAGTCCATGTTGGTACCGAACTTGCTAGCCTTGAAGCGAAAGCCAATAATTTGCGCGCCGCGCAGCAAGCGTTGCAAGTGAGTCAGCAGCAAGCATTGCAAGCGCAGCAAGAATGCCAAGGCTTAAGCTATCAGCAGCAGCAAAGTAAGCTGGAGCTTAAGCATTTACAACAGCACGAGCAGCAGCAACAAGTGGAATATCAGCAGGCTAATCAGCAAGCAAGTACTTTGCGCAAGCAATTGGCGAGTCAATTGCAGCCGTTTGCCTTGGCCGTGCCGCAAGATCATGAACTAGAGGCTTGGCTGCAAGCATTACGCAATAAACTGAAAGCTTGGCAACACTGGCAGCAACAGCTCACTGAACTTAATGGCGAGAGCGATAAACTGCGCGCAACGTTAGCTGTCAGCAATGCTAAAGATGCTGATTTAAGCACTAAGACTGAGTTAAGTGAGGCTAAGCTTACAGTCTTTAGCCAAAAAATTAGTGCTAATCGTGCCAAACGTTTTGAATTAGTGGGCGATTTACCCATTAAACTCTTGCTAGATACTAAGCAAGGCATATATCAGCAACATAAAGAGAGCGCCGCGCAGTTACACCTTAAACATCAAGGCTTGCAAACGCGTTTAGCCCATGAGACAGGGGTAATAGAGGCACTCGACGCCGATAGCCTCAAACTCGCGCCATTTTTGAGCGCTGCCATTAGCGAGTGGCAAAAATTACTTGATGAGAGTGAATTTAATGACGAGGCCGAGTTTGCGGCGGCATTGTTAAGTGATGAAGAGCGTAACCAACTGCAAGCGCTTGAGCATGAATTGCAGCAACAGTTGCAACATGCGCGCCTTAGTCTTGAGTCGGTAACCAGTGAGCTAGCTCAGCATTTAGCGGCCGCGAGTGCTTGCCCTGAACTTGATGTTGATGCGCTTGAAAGCGAAATTGTGGTCATTAAACATGGCCGAGACTTATGTAACGAGCAGCTTGGTGGTATTAAGGCAAAACTGCAGCAAGATAATCAACTGCGAGCAACGCAGCAGCAATTGTTAGTGCAATGGCAATTGGCTAAGCAAACCCATGAAGATTGGGCGCGCTTGCATAGCTTAATTGGTTCGCGCGATGGCAGTAAGTTTAGACGCTTTGCCCAAGGGCTGACCTTAGAACATTTAGTGGCGCTGGCCAATCGCCAACTTGAACGCTTGCATGGCCGTTATTTATTGCAACGTAAGGCTGATGGTTTACTTGAACTTGAAGTCATAGATACTTGGCAAGGCGATATAAGCCGCGATACTCGCACCCTTTCTGGCGGTGAGAGTTTCCTCGTGAGTTTAGCCTTAGCATTAGCCTTGTCCGACCTTGTTAGTTATAAAACCAGCATTGACTCGTTGTTTTTAGATGAAGGTTTCGGTACGTTAGATGCGGACACCTTAGATATTGCTTTAGATGCGCTCGATAACTTGCATGCTAGCGGCAAAATGATTGGTGTGATCAGTCATATTGAGGCGATGAAAGAGCGCATTGATGTGCAAATCAAGGTGAAAAAACAGTCTGGACTTGGCTATAGTCAGCTGCAAGACTGTTTTAAAATGAGAACAGAGTGA
- a CDS encoding DEAD/DEAH box helicase, with product MHFTDFSLDKRLMTSLEHMGLTTPTDVQAQAIPVAMAGKDLMVSSKTGSGKTLAFLLPAMQRIISTRALNKKDPRVLILLPTRELAHQVYSQLRLLIANTQYKAVSILGGENFNDQAKALAREPHFIVATPGRIADHLQKRHLFLNGLELLILDEADRMLDLGFAPQLRAINLAADHKRRQTLMFSATLDHSDINELASELLKNPEHIAIGSANVAHQDIQQAVYLCDHLDHKQALLSHLLTAKAHKQVIIFTATRSDTERLASLLNQSSLGAIALSGELKQNERNRIMDQFSRGQYSILVTTDLASRGLDLLNVSLVINFDMPKFAEEYIHRIGRTGRAGAKGDAISLVGPKDWANFKKVELFLRQQLDFSQVAGLEAKFKGLSDKPKAKAANVKVNTAAKTLRTTSTKAPKAAPKRDKRFITGIDVGDAPMRRKAKPLQDTDEESIIGTFED from the coding sequence TTGCACTTTACCGATTTTTCCCTTGATAAACGCTTAATGACGAGTCTTGAGCATATGGGGTTAACCACTCCAACCGACGTCCAGGCTCAGGCCATTCCAGTCGCTATGGCTGGCAAGGATTTAATGGTCTCGTCAAAAACGGGATCGGGTAAAACATTGGCGTTTTTATTACCGGCAATGCAAAGGATTATTTCTACCCGCGCACTGAATAAAAAAGACCCTCGGGTACTGATTTTACTGCCAACTCGCGAACTAGCTCATCAGGTGTATAGCCAATTACGCTTACTGATTGCTAATACCCAATATAAAGCGGTTAGCATTTTAGGCGGTGAGAACTTTAACGATCAGGCCAAAGCGCTTGCCCGCGAACCGCATTTTATTGTGGCAACCCCAGGGCGCATTGCCGATCACTTGCAAAAACGTCATTTATTTTTAAATGGCTTAGAGTTGCTGATCTTAGATGAAGCCGACCGTATGCTTGATTTAGGTTTTGCGCCGCAACTGCGTGCCATTAACTTGGCTGCGGATCATAAGCGTCGTCAAACCTTAATGTTCTCGGCTACCTTAGATCACAGCGATATCAATGAACTTGCCAGTGAATTACTGAAAAACCCTGAGCATATCGCCATTGGTAGCGCCAACGTCGCCCACCAAGATATTCAGCAAGCTGTGTACTTGTGCGATCACTTAGATCATAAGCAAGCGCTGTTAAGCCATTTGTTAACGGCTAAGGCCCACAAGCAAGTGATTATCTTTACCGCGACTCGCAGTGATACCGAGCGTTTAGCGAGCTTGCTGAATCAGTCAAGCCTTGGTGCTATCGCCTTAAGTGGTGAGTTAAAGCAAAATGAACGTAACCGCATCATGGATCAATTTAGCCGGGGTCAGTACAGCATTTTAGTGACCACAGACTTAGCCTCGCGCGGTCTGGACTTACTCAATGTGTCATTAGTGATTAACTTTGATATGCCAAAGTTTGCCGAAGAATATATTCACCGCATCGGTCGCACCGGTCGTGCTGGCGCTAAAGGGGATGCTATCTCTTTAGTCGGTCCTAAAGACTGGGCGAACTTTAAGAAAGTTGAATTGTTCTTACGCCAACAATTGGATTTCAGCCAAGTCGCTGGCCTTGAAGCAAAATTCAAAGGTTTGAGTGATAAGCCTAAGGCTAAAGCGGCCAATGTTAAGGTCAATACTGCTGCTAAGACGCTCCGTACCACTAGCACGAAAGCACCAAAAGCGGCGCCAAAGCGTGACAAACGCTTTATTACCGGTATTGATGTGGGTGATGCGCCAATGCGCCGAAAAGCTAAACCACTGCAAGATACTGATGAAGAAAGTATTATCGGTACGTTTGAAGATTAA
- a CDS encoding DUF3010 family protein — translation MKVCGVELKGGEAIICLLEQNADVFVVPACRKQSFAVPQSATTEAIRKFQFDFAKLMADYKVDEVVIVEREQKGKFAGSATSFKLEAAIQLMDLPVSLIKAVDIKAQLKRNPPVAAFEGLDLKKFQQLSFEAAYAQHMNLMYNKD, via the coding sequence ATGAAAGTTTGTGGTGTGGAGTTAAAAGGTGGCGAAGCCATTATTTGTTTACTGGAACAAAATGCGGATGTGTTTGTGGTACCTGCATGCCGTAAGCAATCCTTTGCGGTACCGCAATCTGCCACCACTGAGGCAATTCGTAAGTTTCAGTTCGATTTTGCCAAGCTGATGGCTGACTACAAAGTCGATGAAGTGGTGATAGTTGAGCGCGAGCAGAAAGGTAAATTTGCCGGCAGCGCGACTAGCTTTAAATTAGAAGCGGCCATTCAGTTAATGGATTTACCGGTAAGTTTGATTAAAGCTGTCGATATTAAGGCGCAATTAAAGCGTAATCCGCCAGTTGCGGCATTTGAAGGTTTAGATTTAAAGAAATTCCAGCAATTATCTTTTGAAGCTGCCTATGCTCAGCACATGAATTTAATGTACAACAAAGATTAA
- a CDS encoding YgjP-like metallopeptidase domain-containing protein: MAMLKYLAHYPESLQQQVQSLLDNQQLKLVLDKKYPQPQNNLRNDKALYQYTMALKNRYLKNAPPLAKVCFDDKQTLKQQALGLHTYARRQHGSRIKAKHEIRISGQLKQLPEALLHMVVVHELAHIKEKDHDKAFYQLCCHMEPDYHQLELDLRLFLTLQDQELPAS, translated from the coding sequence GTGGCTATGCTCAAGTATCTCGCTCATTATCCAGAATCTCTGCAACAACAAGTACAAAGCTTACTCGACAACCAACAACTCAAGTTGGTACTCGATAAAAAATACCCCCAACCCCAAAATAATCTGCGCAACGATAAAGCCTTGTATCAATATACTATGGCGCTGAAAAATCGGTATTTGAAAAATGCGCCGCCGTTGGCCAAGGTATGTTTTGATGACAAGCAAACCTTAAAGCAGCAAGCGCTAGGATTACATACTTACGCTCGGCGTCAGCATGGAAGTCGTATCAAGGCTAAGCATGAAATTAGGATAAGTGGTCAGTTAAAACAGTTACCGGAGGCGTTACTGCATATGGTAGTTGTGCACGAACTGGCCCATATTAAAGAAAAAGACCACGATAAGGCCTTCTATCAACTTTGTTGCCATATGGAGCCCGACTATCATCAGCTCGAACTCGACTTACGGCTATTTTTAACCTTGCAAGACCAAGAACTGCCAGCAAGTTAA
- the rssA gene encoding patatin-like phospholipase RssA has protein sequence MQSKKRATIGLALGSGAAKGWAHIGVLNGLKKMGIEPDKVAGCSIGSLVGAAYANDHLEQLQSWVEGFSSWDVLGMMDLSWRKGGLMGGEKVFDQMQASIGAVKIEDLKRPFTAVATDLYTGQEIWFQQGDLRQAVRASCSMPGILSPVRLNQRWLVDGAVVNPVPVSVARAMDVDIVIAVDLSAYKRTRMQVLPVQMMSSTPCAQDAVDNAGHKGARFMDLLAKGKEYVSGLTDKLSLSQSFGDPGMLAVMSQSMEILEMRHKRARLMGDPPDICLAPKVADIGTMEFHRASEAIAAGEQAVIEAAHLIEAALSGH, from the coding sequence ATGCAAAGCAAAAAACGCGCAACCATAGGCTTAGCCCTTGGCAGTGGTGCCGCCAAAGGTTGGGCACATATTGGTGTGCTTAATGGCTTAAAGAAGATGGGCATTGAGCCAGATAAAGTGGCGGGTTGCTCCATTGGCTCGTTAGTGGGCGCGGCCTATGCCAATGATCATTTAGAGCAATTGCAATCATGGGTGGAAGGTTTCTCATCGTGGGACGTGCTCGGCATGATGGATTTAAGCTGGCGTAAAGGCGGCTTAATGGGCGGTGAAAAGGTATTTGATCAAATGCAGGCCAGTATTGGCGCGGTTAAGATCGAAGACTTAAAACGCCCGTTTACAGCGGTAGCAACTGACCTTTATACCGGCCAAGAAATTTGGTTTCAACAAGGTGACTTGCGCCAAGCCGTGCGCGCTTCTTGCTCAATGCCGGGAATTTTATCGCCAGTGCGCTTAAATCAACGCTGGCTGGTGGATGGCGCTGTGGTTAACCCTGTGCCTGTATCTGTGGCTAGAGCCATGGATGTCGATATTGTGATTGCGGTTGATTTAAGTGCCTATAAGCGCACTCGCATGCAGGTATTGCCAGTGCAAATGATGTCGAGTACTCCATGTGCCCAAGATGCAGTGGATAATGCTGGCCATAAGGGCGCACGCTTTATGGATTTACTCGCCAAAGGCAAAGAGTATGTGTCGGGCTTAACCGATAAGCTAAGTCTCAGCCAAAGCTTTGGCGATCCTGGCATGTTAGCTGTGATGTCGCAATCTATGGAAATCTTAGAAATGCGCCATAAACGCGCGCGCTTAATGGGCGACCCGCCGGATATCTGTTTAGCCCCGAAAGTGGCAGATATTGGCACTATGGAATTTCATCGCGCCAGTGAAGCGATTGCCGCTGGTGAGCAAGCTGTGATTGAGGCTGCCCATTTGATTGAAGCCGCATTAAGCGGCCACTAG